A window from Purpureocillium takamizusanense chromosome 3, complete sequence encodes these proteins:
- the LCB1_2 gene encoding Serine C-palmitoyltransferase (EggNog:ENOG503NWAB~COG:O) — translation MEFEALQARLGQALQHAWLNFQKVPGSAVLVRYIQSSYQNDPVRSAIELILVLFFIRYLLSPSYSTHKLNYVKLREDEIDELVDEWTPEPLVAERTSLEEADGDKVPVIVGPPGPKVKLATGRTVTNLASYNFYNFNANEQIKEKAIQTLRTYGVGPCGPPQFYGTQDVHVKAEADIANFLGTEGCIVYAQSFSTISSVIPAFCKRGDVIIADKAVNYSIRKGLQASRSHIKWYNHGDMAHLEKVMQAVVKEQAKAKKLTRRFIVTEGLFETLGDSIDLPKLVELKEKYKFRIILDETWSFGVLGRTGRGLTEAQNVDPQQVDMIVGSLSGPLCAGGGFCCGTKDVVEHQRITSSAYTFSAALPAMLAMTSSETVHLLQANPDILTQCRDNVKAMRAQLDPRSDWVMCTSAPENPVMLLVLKPEVIKARKLSVDDQERLLMECADEVGRVARACNRKMLLYAN, via the exons ATGGAGTTCGAGGCACTACAGGCGCGGCTGGGCCAAGCGCTGCAGCATGCGTGGTTGAATTTCCAAAAGGTGCCCGGCTCGGCTGTGCTGGTGCGGTACATCCAGTCAAGCTACCAGAACGACCCTGTGCGGTCCGCCATCGAACTCATCCTCGTGCTCTTCTTTATCCGATACCTACTGTCGCCTTCCTATTCTACCCATAAGCTCAACTACGTGAAACTGAGAGAAGAC GAAATCGATGAGCTGGTCGATGAATGGACCCCTGAGCCGCTTGTTGCGGAGAGGACAtcgctcgaggaggccgacggaGACAAAGTTCCCGTCATCGTTGG GCCGCCTGGCCCCAAGGTCAAGCTCGCCACCGGCCGCACCGTTACGAACCTCGCGTCGTACAATTTCTATAACTTCAATGCCAACGAGCAGATAAAGGAGAAGGCAATCCAAACCTTGCGAACCTATGGGGTCGGACCCTGCGGGCCGCCGCAGTTTTACGGCACGCAGGATGTCCACGTCAAGGCCGAAGCGGATATCGCCAACTTCCTGGGCACAGAAGGCTGCATAGTCTACGCACAGTCCTTCTCGACCATCTCCAGTGTTATCCCCGCCTTCTGCAAGCGCGGTGATGTTATTATTGCTGACAAGGCTGTCAACTACTCCATCCGCAAGGGACTGCAGGCCTCGCGGAGCCACATCAAGTGGTACAACCACGGGGACATGGCACATCTGGAAAAGGTGATGCAGGCCGTGGTCAaggagcaggccaaggccaagaaaCTCACTCGGAGATTCATCGTCACAGAGGGCTTGTTCGAGACCTTGGGCGACTCCATCGACTTGCCCAAGCTGGTCGAGCTCAAGGAAAAGTACAAGTTCCGGATCATCCTCGATGAGACATGGTCTTTTGGTGTTCTCGGTCGGACGGGTCGCGGCCTCACGGAAGCGCAAAACGTGGACCCCCAGCAGGTGGACATGATTGTCGGGTCTTTGTCGGGACCGCTGTGCGCCGGTGGTGGCTTCTGTTGCGGAACCAAAGACGTGGTAGAGCACCAGCGCATTACCTCGTCGGCATACACGTTCTCGGCCGCTCTACCAGCCATGCTGGCAATGACGTCAAGCGAAACGGTGcacctgctgcaggccaaCCCGGATATCCTTACGCAATGCCGGGACAACGTCAAGGCGATGAGAGCCCAGCTTGACCCTCGCAGCGACTGGGTTATGTGTACCAGCGCGCCTGAGAACCCCGTCATGCTCTTGGTGCTCAAACCCGAGGTTATCAAGGCGAGGAAGCTGAGCGTTGACGACCAGGAACGCCTCCTGATGGAATGTGCAGATGAGGTGGGTCGCGTAGCACGCGCATGCAACAGGAAGATGCTTCTCTATGCTAACTAG
- the LCB1_2 gene encoding Serine C-palmitoyltransferase (TransMembrane:1 (o43-60i)~EggNog:ENOG503NWAB~COG:O), which translates to MSWSMNGPLSRLLRRGHRSRRPTETKFPSSLGNYHSSAASLLLDDVETRKTDDPRDPRPPGPKVKLATGRTVTNLASYNFYNFNANEQIKEKAIQTLRTYGVGPCGPPQFYGTQDVHVKAEADIANFLGTEGCIVYAQSFSTISSVIPAFCKRGDVIIADKAVNYSIRKGLQASRSHIKWYNHGDMAHLEKVMQAVVKEQAKAKKLTRRFIVTEGLFETLGDSIDLPKLVELKEKYKFRIILDETWSFGVLGRTGRGLTEAQNVDPQQVDMIVGSLSGPLCAGGGFCCGTKDVVEHQRITSSAYTFSAALPAMLAMTSSETVHLLQANPDILTQCRDNVKAMRAQLDPRSDWVMCTSAPENPVMLLVLKPEVIKARKLSVDDQERLLMECADEALANGVLVARFKNRPYHYAIAAKDGDWYAQPALKVCITSALSKKDIEKAGVTIRHAITKVMTRKGSSKSA; encoded by the exons ATGAGCTGGTCGATGAATGGACCCCTGAGCCGCTTGTTGCGGAGAGGACAtcgctcgaggaggccgacggaGACAAAGTTCCCGTCATCGTTGGGTAATTACCattcctcggcggcgtccctgCTGCTTGATGATGTCGAGACCCGCAAGACTGACGACCCTCGTGATCCCAGGCCGCCTGGCCCCAAGGTCAAGCTCGCCACCGGCCGCACCGTTACGAACCTCGCGTCGTACAATTTCTATAACTTCAATGCCAACGAGCAGATAAAGGAGAAGGCAATCCAAACCTTGCGAACCTATGGGGTCGGACCCTGCGGGCCGCCGCAGTTTTACGGCACGCAGGATGTCCACGTCAAGGCCGAAGCGGATATCGCCAACTTCCTGGGCACAGAAGGCTGCATAGTCTACGCACAGTCCTTCTCGACCATCTCCAGTGTTATCCCCGCCTTCTGCAAGCGCGGTGATGTTATTATTGCTGACAAGGCTGTCAACTACTCCATCCGCAAGGGACTGCAGGCCTCGCGGAGCCACATCAAGTGGTACAACCACGGGGACATGGCACATCTGGAAAAGGTGATGCAGGCCGTGGTCAaggagcaggccaaggccaagaaaCTCACTCGGAGATTCATCGTCACAGAGGGCTTGTTCGAGACCTTGGGCGACTCCATCGACTTGCCCAAGCTGGTCGAGCTCAAGGAAAAGTACAAGTTCCGGATCATCCTCGATGAGACATGGTCTTTTGGTGTTCTCGGTCGGACGGGTCGCGGCCTCACGGAAGCGCAAAACGTGGACCCCCAGCAGGTGGACATGATTGTCGGGTCTTTGTCGGGACCGCTGTGCGCCGGTGGTGGCTTCTGTTGCGGAACCAAAGACGTGGTAGAGCACCAGCGCATTACCTCGTCGGCATACACGTTCTCGGCCGCTCTACCAGCCATGCTGGCAATGACGTCAAGCGAAACGGTGcacctgctgcaggccaaCCCGGATATCCTTACGCAATGCCGGGACAACGTCAAGGCGATGAGAGCCCAGCTTGACCCTCGCAGCGACTGGGTTATGTGTACCAGCGCGCCTGAGAACCCCGTCATGCTCTTGGTGCTCAAACCCGAGGTTATCAAGGCGAGGAAGCTGAGCGTTGACGACCAGGAACGCCTCCTGATGGAATGTGCAGATGAG GCACTAGCGAATGGCGTCTTAGTTGCAAGGTTCAAGAACAGACCTTACCACTATGCCATTGCGGCCAAGGATGGCGACTGGTACGCACAACCGGCGCTGAAGGTGTGCATCACATCGGCTCTCTCGAAGAAGGACATCGAGAAGGCGGGCGTCACGATCCGGCACGCCATCACCAAAGTCATGACCCGTAAAGGGAGTAGCAAGTCGGCCTGA